In the Cryptosporangium minutisporangium genome, one interval contains:
- a CDS encoding acyl-CoA dehydrogenase family protein yields the protein MTISEPQGATELVDSAELAELHDELRAVARDLLGAHPPENPVEWRTLAEAGWTGLEVSDALGGAGATFAEAAVVLEELGRAAAHSRYLGAVLAVGTLGLLAPSPDRHALLDGVARGAVAPTAAVLDAGVDSLRGDVPFRLERGLRLSGRATFVPDAVGADRLLLLAREPGGTPVVVLLDPGAVPLGVVEQEVLDPTRRFGIVEADAVPLPSAAVLPFTADPDAAVRRLVDRAAAALACDSLGISEAVLAATVAYARTREQFGRPIGSFQAVKHACADLFVQASLSRRLVSEAARSLAVDASGASDATETALAVSRAKSYACAAAVDAAGTAMQLHGAIGYAWESGLHAYLKRAALNRSLFGSPAEHRQRLAARYR from the coding sequence ATGACGATCAGCGAACCCCAGGGAGCCACTGAGTTGGTGGATTCGGCGGAGTTGGCCGAGCTGCACGACGAGCTGCGTGCGGTCGCCCGTGATCTGCTGGGCGCGCACCCGCCGGAGAACCCGGTCGAGTGGCGCACGCTCGCCGAAGCGGGGTGGACGGGCCTCGAGGTGTCCGACGCGCTCGGCGGGGCGGGCGCCACGTTCGCCGAGGCCGCGGTCGTCCTCGAGGAGCTGGGCCGGGCGGCGGCCCACAGCCGGTACCTCGGTGCGGTCCTCGCCGTCGGGACGCTCGGTCTGCTCGCGCCGTCGCCCGACCGCCACGCGTTACTCGACGGCGTCGCGCGCGGCGCCGTGGCCCCGACCGCCGCGGTGCTGGACGCCGGAGTGGACAGCCTGCGGGGCGACGTCCCGTTCCGGCTGGAGCGGGGCCTCCGCCTGTCCGGGCGGGCCACGTTCGTGCCGGACGCGGTCGGCGCCGACCGGCTCCTGCTGCTGGCCCGCGAACCCGGCGGCACCCCCGTCGTCGTGCTGCTGGATCCCGGTGCGGTGCCGCTCGGCGTCGTCGAGCAGGAGGTTCTCGACCCGACCCGCCGGTTCGGGATCGTCGAGGCGGACGCCGTGCCGCTGCCGTCCGCCGCGGTGCTGCCGTTCACGGCCGACCCGGACGCGGCCGTGCGTCGGCTCGTCGACCGGGCGGCCGCCGCGCTGGCCTGCGACAGCCTCGGCATCAGCGAAGCGGTGCTCGCCGCCACCGTGGCCTACGCCCGGACGCGCGAACAGTTCGGCCGCCCGATCGGCTCGTTCCAGGCGGTCAAACATGCCTGCGCGGACCTCTTCGTGCAGGCGTCGCTCTCCCGCCGGCTGGTGTCCGAGGCCGCGCGCTCGCTCGCCGTGGACGCTTCGGGGGCCTCGGATGCGACGGAGACGGCCCTGGCGGTCTCGAGGGCGAAGTCCTACGCGTGCGCGGCCGCGGTCGACGCCGCCGGCACCGCGATGCAGCTGCACGGCGCGATCGGGTACGCCTGGGAGAGCGGGCTCCACGCGTATCTCAAGCGGGCGGCGCTGAACCGCTCGTTGTTCGGCTCACCCGCCGAGCACCGCCAACGCCTAGCCGCCCGCTACCGCTGA